In Artemia franciscana chromosome 4, ASM3288406v1, whole genome shotgun sequence, a single window of DNA contains:
- the LOC136026187 gene encoding zinc finger protein 765-like produces MNSMNKKASDHAIIFAKETHQSNLLKTNCTETELSNTIVSSAEETTRQKEEDAENQKNEISFQNDEKRSISNNLMRHLTVQTSKHQTIHTEEKPFKCDVCKKSFHLKGNLAQHMRIHSGEKPFKCDVCKKSFNQKGNLAIHMRIHTGENPFKCDICKYSSKWKSTLAVHMRTHTGEKPFKCDVCKRSFNHKSTLAIHMRTHTGEKPFKCDVCKHSVNVKRSLAIHMRIHTGEKPFKCNICKYSSIWKNALAIHMRTHTVEKPFKCDVCKHSFNQKSNLATHMRIHTGEKPFKCDVCKRSFNQKGHLANHMRTHTGEKPFKCDVCKHRFNQKGYLAIHMRTHTGEKPFKCD; encoded by the coding sequence ATGAATTCAATGAATAAAAAAGCTTCTGATCATGCGATCATTTTCGCAAAAGAAACCCATCAGTCCAATCTGTTAAAAACGAACTGTACTGAAACTGAACTATCGAATACAATTGTCTCATCAGCTGAAGAAACCACCAGACAAAAAGAGGAGGACGCGGAAAATCAGAAGAATGAAATATCTTTTCAAAATGATGAGAAACGATCTATAAGCAATAATCTTATGAGACACCTGACAGTTCAAACTAGTAAACACCAGACGATCCACACCgaggaaaagccattcaagtgtgatgtatgcaagAAAAGTTTTCATCTGAAGGGTAATCTTGCCCAACACATGAGAATCCACTccggggaaaagccattcaagtgtgatgtatgcaagaaaagttttaatcagaagggtaatcttgccatacacatgagaatCCACACCGGGGAAAAcccattcaagtgtgacataTGTAAGTACAGCTCTAAATGGAAGAGTACTCTTGCCGtacacatgagaacccacacaggtgaaaagccattcaagtgtgatgtatgcaagcGCAGTTTTAATCACAAGAGTACGcttgccatacacatgagaacccacacaggtgaaaaaccattcaagtgtgatgtatgtAAGCACAGTGTCAATGTCAAGAGAAGTCTTGCAATACACATGAGAATCCACACCGGGGAAAAGCCTTTCAAGTGTAACATATGTAAGTACAGCTCTATTTGGAAGAATGCtcttgccatacacatgagaacccacactgttgaaaagccattcaagtgtgatgtatgcaagcacagttttaatcagaagagtaATCTTGCCACACATATGAGAATCCACACtggggaaaagccattcaagtgtgatgtatgcaagcgcagttttaatcagaagggtCATCTTGCCAACCACATGAGAACACACAccggggaaaagccattcaagtgtgatgtatgcaagcACAGATTTAATCAGAAGGGTTATCTTGCTATACACATGAGAAcacacaccggtgaaaagccatttaagTGTGACTAA